A single Mustela lutreola isolate mMusLut2 chromosome X, mMusLut2.pri, whole genome shotgun sequence DNA region contains:
- the LOC131821466 gene encoding nucleosome assembly protein 1-like 1 — protein MSATEEQSLIPGGQDPRPVGVPVSPSEGVDGVEAAAAFLASEGVARALPEEEGGQDAAQAAEQSQEGKLVEEEEAGEEAEEEEEEEEFEFEFEFGDQEDYEYQSPEFEFEFGNQEESDYESEEEGENEEENEEEEEETEQEEDNGQGPADVPEVATAAPETLMARFRSLFRALLHSLLHRIHDNDHVLVQPHAGRMGIRRHSREPEDPGERPAPPEVEEPGEGPAPQDQGHPREEAEVRVGEYQAEGASPWGPQEPTEEAVSQKAEEPTAEAHGKEDEALGDASKSSEAGACAPDKVQVGEWPSSPRALAAPLGAPSSKAGGAQHLPLAVKQRVKALKNLQAQYAQVEAQFYRDFHDLEKKYAVFYQPLFDKRSEIVNAIYEPTEGECQWQVAVQEGAWGGMEREPAGKGPTSGIPHFWLTAFKNVKILGRMIRKNDEPVLEHLKDVKIKFSGFKEPMSFTIEFIFKSNEYFLNEILTKTYQMRSDPDNSDPFLSKGPEIISSTGCEIYWKEGRNVTMKTSKLQKCEDRRSIVSTTKKTPRYSFFTYFYPPDSPEGRVVDVATDFRLGYFFREVLVPKSVLFFTNEASEYKCGSSDDEAREAGGEEKKAEEIRNEEPEKGPEKHLGPGESSS, from the coding sequence ATGTCTGCCACCGAGGAACAAAGTCTGATTCCAGGTGGCCAGGACCCCAGACCCGTTGGGGTCCCGGTGTCCCCTTCAGAAGGGGTGGACGGGGTCGAGGCAGCCGCAGCCTTCCTGGCTTCTGAAGGGGTTGCCCGAGCCCTTCCTGAGGAGGAGGGTGGGCAAGATGCTGCCCAGGCCGCAGAACAGAGCCAGGAGGGAAAGCTGGTAGAAGAGGAGGAGGCGGGGGAAGAGgccgaggaagaggaggaggaagaggagttcGAGTTCGAGTTTGAGTTTGGAGATCAGGAAGACTATGAGTACCAGTCGCCAGAGTTTGAGTTTGAGTTTGGGAACCAGGAGGAGTCTGACTATGAGTCAGAAGAGGAGGGTGAAAACGAGgaagagaatgaggaggaagaggaagagactgaACAGGAGGAAGACAATGGCCAAGGGCCCGCAGACGTCCCAGAAGTCGCCACGGCCGCTCCTGAGACCCTCATGGCACGGTTTCGGTCCCTCTTCAGGGCTCTGCTCCATTCCCTTCTACACCGTATCCATGATAATGACCATGTCCTGGTCCAGCCCCATGCTGGCCGCATGGGAATCAGGCGCCACTCCCGGGAGCCTGAGGACCCTGGAGAGAGGCCAGCGCCTCCAGAGGTGGAAGAGCCAGGAGAAGGACCAGCTCCCCAGGACCAGGGGCACCCGAGAGAGGAAGCGGAGGTCCGGGTGGGCGAGTACCAGGCAGAGGGCGCCTCGCCCTGGGGGCCGCAGGAACCAACAGAGGAGGCTGTATCCCAAAAGGCAGAGGAACCCACAGCAGAGGCTCACGGAAAAGAGGACGAGGCCCTGGGCGATGCCTCCAAGTCCTCCGAAGCTGGGGCCTGTGCCCCCGACAAGGTCCAGGTTGGCGAGTGGCCGTCAAGTCCTCGGGCCCTTGCAGCCCCTCTTGGGGCACCCAGCTCAAAGGCCGGCGGTGCTCAGCACTTGCCTTTAGCGGTGAAGCAGCGGGTCAAAGCTCTCAAAAATCTTCAGGCCCAATATGCACAAGTGGAAGCTCAATTCTACCGAGATTTTCACGATCTAGAGAAAAAGTATGCGGTCTTCTACCAGCCTTTGTTTGATAAGAGATCTGAGATCGTCAATGCAATCTATGAGCCCACAGAAGGTGAGTGTCAGTGGCAAGTAGCTGTCCAGGAAGGCGCGTGGGGGGGAATGGAAAGAGAGCCTGCGGGAAAAGGGCCAACAAGCGGCATACCTCACTTTTGGTtgacagcttttaaaaatgtgaagatcCTTGGGAGGATGATCCGAAAAAATGATGAACCTGTACTCGAGCACTTGAaagatgtaaaaattaaattttcagggTTCAAGGAACCAATGAGCTTCACCATAGAATTTATCTTCAAGTCCAACGAATACTTTCTCAATGAAATCCTGACTAAAACATACCAAATGCGATCAGACCCCGATAATTCCGATCCCTTCCTCTCCAAAGGCCCAGAAATTATCAGCAGCACAGGATGTGAGATCTACTGGAAAGAGGGGAGAAATGTCACCATGAAAACGAGCAAGCTGCAGAAATGTGAGGACCGCAGAAGCATTGTATCCACCACCAAGAAGACGCCCCGCTATTCTTTCTTCACCTACTTCTATCCTCCTGATTCTCCTGAGGGCAGAGTAGTCGATGTGGCCACCGATTTTAGACTGGGCTATTTTTTCCGTGAAGTTCTGGTCCCGAAGTCCGTATTATTCTTCACCAATGAAGCCAGCGAATATAAGTGTGGAAGCTCTGATGATGAGGCCCGAGAAGCTGGAggtgaggaaaagaaagcagaagagatcAGAAATGAAGAACCTGAAAAAGGGCCTGAAAAGCATCTGGGCCCAGGAGAGAGCAGTTCCTGA